In Juglans regia cultivar Chandler chromosome 13, Walnut 2.0, whole genome shotgun sequence, the DNA window ACAAGAACGGTCACTAATACATCAACGAAGAATCTAGTATAAGGCAACTTTAGCTTTAGAAAAATGTACCGGTGCTTCTGAGCTCAAGTTCTCCGTTGGAGGAGCAGCCACGGAATCATTGCCCAACTGCATCAATGAGCAGACAGTTAAAAGTGAGAGAAAACTCAATCATTCAACATTAATACCATTATATGTCCTTTTTTATAAGAACTAACACCATATGTCCCTATCAGTACAACATCACGAGTATATGAAAGGATACATGATTGTGAGTAAATTTATACAGTTTGAGATGCATGATCTGCAACAAATATGTTTGACCCAAACAAGAAGCTAGCAAGACAACTGTTTCAGCATAAGTAACTTTAGATCAACTCAGTCCTAAAATGGAGCACTGTGTAATTAAAATGATGACTTGCCTTGTAACCATTCGAGCCACCAAGTGTGGGAAGACCCAAATGAACTATGTATTCGGAATCAACAACACCAACATTTTTCGTTCGATCACCCTAAGAAAGAGTccaaatatcaaaaatattccAAAGAGTGTTGAAAAAGAGGCTCTAAGGCAGAATAGTTGCCTGGGCACAATAGCCGAGCTCCTTATCGAGACCCCATGCATGGATCAAGTCATTCTGAAAGAGGTAAAAAAAAGGTTTCATTAAAGAACACATACCAGAAAGGAAGATACAATGCAATTTGCAAATATCCTTCCCATTATGCCATACAACGTTGTTAAGCAGCAGAAGATACCCCGTGAGTGGTTTGAGTATACTATACCTGGATCATATACCATGCACATCGCCAAGCCGCCCTTGAGAACACAGGTGCCATCATTTCCACCCAACTGCATAACAGATTATATTTGACACAATGAAGTAGTTCCTCAATACTAGAATTTATGAGAAGTAATAAAGAACAGCCAAACGGCTATAGAGCCAGTATAGTTTACCCTACGCAAGGAGGATTAGTGCTCTGGGCATCACATCTTCCACTGCCTCTAAACTTATAATACCTCCTGTTACAAAAATTTAAGTGAACATGGGTCAAATTCAACTATATTGCACACCTTCAACTTGAGATTTTAAAGAAATGGAAAAGTACACTTTGGACCCTCATACTACCAGGAGTTTTGCACTTTACATTCCAAACTACCAAAATCGACATATTGCAGCCCCCAACTGCCAAAAAATTACATCTTGCACCCTTGTCTAATTCTGACCATTAAGATGGATGAAAAGTAGATGATGTGACATAATCTTGATGGTCGAGTCTGAATGGAGTGTGCAAAATGTCCGTTTATTGTAGTTCAAtgtgtcattttttataatttgtggtGCAAAGTGCAAAACACTTAGCAGTAGGAGGGTGCAAAGTGTAGTTATCCCTTAAAGAAACTAATGACAATCTGAATGGTTTGAGAATGACCACAGATTGGTAAGATAAGCCCTGTGCTAAAAAATAAACCATTAggcaaatgataaaaaaaaagattattccaTTAAAAAACTGCAAATCTTCATATGAGAatgctaaaataaaattaaatagaagcACCACAAAACACAAAGCCATTGCCAATGATCTGCAACCTCAATAATTCCATGCTCCTTGGTCCTCCATGTGGGACATAAGCTAAGCTGAAAATACATTTGCACTTATGACGCATAGAGATCTCTTTCAAAATGGCAAGTTCATTTTGAAAGTTACCAACTTGTAATTGTGAAGGTTGGTCTAAACCAAAGAGGATAGAATTTCATTATGAATGATTTTGGAGAAAAATAGCACACAAAAGcagaactgaaaaaaaaattcatcttttGAAGTTGCCTTAAAAAATGACAAAacccaaaaaagtaaaaactggAAATCCTTAACCAAGCCATGCTAGAGCAGAACTGGACATACTCCTAATCTCTACACTAAGAATACAGCCAGAAGGCATAACCTCAACTATTTCAAATCTTAGCTCTTGAGAAAATTTAAGTtctcatatatttataactttcaagaacccctataaaaaaaacaactttcaaGAACCAGAGCTATAGCAAAGAGACCCATAACTCATTCGATATGGTAGTCACATCCCATCCATTCTCCAAACATCGGTTTCAAGGTTCTAGTCTGACAGAAGAACGTTCTATTGACCATTCATAAACATTTGGTCGAGTAACTTTTGCCTACAAGATCTCTAAGGTTTGCCACACAAATTTTCCCCCTTTTGCAAGGTAACTAATAGACTAATGGGTGCAGCCATTAAGAGTATGAGCCCTTAATAATTTGTGGTTGCAGTTAGAATAATTATAGCATGGATTTATTCATGGTTGCAGTTAGAATAATTATAGTATGGATCTATTCATGCATTaccctactttttttttgggtgagtGAAGCACCCCACTTgttctgtaaaatattttacactGACCTGTGCACCCTTGATTTGCGTCTACGTACAGTAATTGGATGATGTAACTCTGACTTTACAGGATCAAGCGCTGGCTGTGATATCTCAAGACCCTCCTCTCGAACAATAGATAAATATCTGCAAGAGATTCAGTATATTCAAGATTTAAAGTCTAAAATCTGACCTCTatgaaaagaggaaaagatagaataaaattattctaagtTGTTGATATCTCCAAGGTATAAAGTTGGAATTATGTCTCCTATTATCATCTGCTGGACTTGATTTGTTTCTCGATACAGTATGGTAATCTCTGATCTCCACAGAAGCACATAATATGGCATAAGTACTAAAATTCtctaataataaatagaagaagtGAGGTTAATGCATGTGATAGAAAAAAGGATTGGTCTAATAGAATGAGATATAAAGGTCATTATTCCAATAACCGGTAGTAATGGTCATTggttccacttttttttttcccgataagtaatgaataatttaatttaacttatcaaaaaagtaatgaataatttattgATGAGAATAATAGGCACAGCCGACGTACTATAAGAGAGCACAAGATTTCTAAGGATCATATCAATTTGCCTATCACTTCAAacattgaaataatattttaatcaaagcATTAATGCAACAAAGGCTGCTTGAGCAGTTTGATGGCAATCACAATAGAATTGGAAGATCATTCCATAAAAGTAACCACAATCCATACTCACCGTTTTGGGTCAAAATTCTCAACCCCAAGGTCCTCATCCCAAAGAAATAGATAATCATATTCAGCAACTATATCTGGATGCAGGAAACGCTTGGCAAACCACCTATGTCATCACATGGTATTGTTGTATCAGAAGATTAACTTTTATGCATATAGACTTGGACACGACCAACTCCCATTACAATATATAGGCAAAAAATAATCTCAGAAGAATCAGCATTACCACTTTGTCTGATTCTTTGCAGACACATGCATGGCACGATCAGTCCATTCTAAATCTTTCCATTCATCCACAACACCATCATAATGAAAAAGCATCACAATGAAATTACTCGAGGGAAACTGCAATGACAGAATGAACATATGTCACACACAGATATGAGGGGATGATTCTGGAAGGACAACAAAATGACAGGAGCAACCATCACCTTTTTCACAATTTCATTCACCAAGTCTTTTTGCTTGATTCCAACTGCAATGGCTAACAAGTTAACAGAAGGCTTTGCATTGTTCTGGCACATAAGTATTGCAAGAAGATCAATGGGTTAGTGCAACAAAGTGTATGTATGTCTCTTAACCAAGAAAATGTGCAGGCTGTTTTATTCTCATTATAAACTTTAGGCACCATTCCTGTAGAAGAAAAGGCATCCACAGGGCATCTATTTGTCAATAGGTTTGGAGCTGCCAAAATGACAAAATTATTCAAGCAACTTTTGCTGTATACCCAGTACAGAGATTCTGCGGGTATCATCTGGCTATCATCACCAGATAATAATAAGAAATCTACGTAGCATTGATTATTTAATGCCAGCAAATGGTTATCTTTCCCTTGACATGCAacaaaaaaatgacaataaatTATGATGTCCCTTGGTGATGTTTTCATCATGGGCCTAAGTAAGCCGACGTTTCATGAGCATAACTTAAGTTTATCCTGATTAATTCACTGAAATAAGGTTCAACAGACGCAATAGTTAGAACAGGTCAACAGACCTAAACCAGAaaccaaaagtttttttttttatcgaatagGACTGTGCATAAGTCATTAGACATTGCATACAACATCTCAATTATCACTGCAGGTTTCAAACATTCTCAATTATCCTAGGAACTTGATGCAACTCAAGAGAGAGTATCAATTCCGTCAGTGACGCAATATTAGTCCAGAACCACATATAAAAGAAAAGCTGGGATAATGCATTACCAATTTGTAAACCAAACACCAATTATCATGCAATTCAAAACTACCAAATTGttgagaaatataaaaaaatatatcagatAAATATGGCTGACCAACCAGTGAGAATCTGAGCAGTGGTTTCACTTACATTTTCTGGAGTAGAACCCCATAATGGTCGCATCTCCAAGTTAGATGTTTTGACAACAATTCCTTCAGGTAATGCATCACTCCCTGAAGGCCCACACTGATTCTAAAGTATTGGGGTAGAAAAGAATATAAGTGGGAAAACATAAATCAGAAAACTTCTTGGTGCCATTATAGAAAgggatttataaatatatatatatatatatatataagtatgtaAAGACAAGACAAACCTTGCACGTCTTAGATTTATTCTGCATAGCAGGAATAACTCCCCATCTAGTTAATCTCTGCACGAGTGGTTTCAAGAAGTATTATGATGTATGTTAATCAGTAAACTTTAATCAGTCAAgcaaatattttcaattcataCATGCAAATTCAAAGTCAGAGACCCCAGATTTCATTTTACCCAATATTTGATTCATCCATCAGTAATTGCATCAGACACATCCAACAacatttcaacttttcaagaCATAGACAGCAAACAATATGATGATTTCTTTGTTATGCAAtcactttaaatgaaaacattgaATCAGGATTAGAAgaactcattttttctttaaaaaaaacacctcCAATTATTTAATCAATAACAACTTGTGTCATCCTAGGCGATATTTGCCAATCAATAATAGCCATATATGACAAAAAGGTATAAGCCATGAAAGATTAAGGAATCAAAATAGGAGGAAAGGGATTGTAGGAATTTCAGAAAGAAAATTTACTTCATCTAACAATTGTTCAAAGACAAATTGTATCTAGGTTAACGGTGTTAATCCTACCAAAGGGACATTTTTTCTATGAGTAATCCTTGACAGGATCTTTTAACTTGAGATCTACAGATATTTGAGGCATGAAAACATTAACAACAGTTAGTCTCATTTGTAATAAGAAATTAAGCAGCTAATTGATCATATCTACTGAAGCCACTTTAATTCTAGTTtagaacataaaaattaattctcTCTAGGTGAATGAGTATTGCAAGGCATCATAAAAAGCGTAAAGAATGATTGCATCCATGCTGGTTCTTGTCAAAATTCCTGATAACTTTCTGGTTGCAAATTCTGGCTTATAGGCTAATCTATGtgagttcattctttcattaaGGTTTaaacattatttgaaaaaagtgtccAAATTAAAGAACATGATGTTTTCTGACCAAAATTAATATCAACTCCATATGCTTTCCTTTAGAAACATGTGAAGATCAACTTGGACAACCAAAGGAATACCTTTGTAATGAACGAGATCCTCAGTAAccctcaaaacaaaaatctataaggctaagtaaaattttaaaaggagcTATTCAGTTAGAAATGCATACTTCTTTGTATTCCTTTGCAAGAAGGGCATTACCAACGAAGTAAGCACCACAAATCAAAGATGCTGTAATTAAGAAACTGCAGAGGCACGACCTATTCTTTAGATCTGACAGTACAGAAGCCTggtaaaaaccaaaaataaaaaataaaaagtgttataGCATTAAAAGTGAAGAGTCACACTCTCTGCATAATGATCTCATCAAAGTATGTTGAGTGATCACATAGTGAAAATCcaggagaaaagagaaaaattaataaaagtggtTGTAAGCATCATAAGCATTCTCCCAAACTTTCACTCGTAGAACCAGGCTAATTTCATGGTCGAAGAGAATTACACAAATGCACAATGCTTCCTCAATTTTgctttatttatacattagaatATGATCTTTGAGTGTCAGAAATTAGAGCAGCACCCACGTCCGCCTCTTTAAGTATATACTAACAGTCTTGTCCCCATGACGCTGTGTCGGCATCCCATCTTTTGTTAGCTCAttagtttatgatttttatcaCATAGTTAATCAAGATTTCAAATGCGCACCTTTAACATGTATCAAATTTACAATCAGACATATTAGAGAAAACTCTCTGAAGGAGAATTACCAGACACATTAGAGAAAATTACTGACCGAGTATTCTGGTCGGAAATCTTTTATTTCTGTAAAAATTGAATATGGCATAAACAATATAAACAATCCTACATTTGGCTTGGGTTCAAAGTTGACGAATTCCAGCAGATATTAACATCAGAATCGATCTTTGAGACCCACAAGAACAAGAATATATAAATGGAACcgaaaaaaatggaaatagagaaagagagttaaACTCAACATATGATTTAAGAGAGTTATACTCAGCAGATGATTTAAGAAATTCAAAGCAACCATatttaaaggggaaaaaaaaaagcaaaaaacaaactaaaagcAAGACAGCGAGAGGGGTTGAAAATAGGAAATAAGCAAAGATAGAGGTTTTAACACTGCTGAAATTATACATGAGaacttttcccttttttctctttttatcaaGTTTTTCCTGGCACCGAACACGGGATAAAGATGCAACGTCATTCCCTTCCTGTACCCGAACCAAACAATAACAAGAAATTGTAGAGCTGAAAACAAATTCAACCAAAAACTCATTTCCAAACACACTCCTCTATATAGTACTCATTTTTCTCAGTAACTAAACAGGACGTAGAAAGCATAGAagctcaaaactaaaaaaaaaaaaatcatgattcatcaaatttccaagAAAGCACATCGATTTTTTGATACGCCCACAATTTAAAAACTAAGTTCAAACCTCCCCTCCTCAGCTGAAGGTAGAAGCACAAACAGCCACGAACTTGAATACATAATCACGAAAAATATACTcgtacagagagagagagagagagagagagagagagagagagattacggaATTGAAAggcttcatttcctttttggtGTTTTGCTTTCCAGAGAAACCCAAAGTATGCGCAGAAAGTataagagagagggaaagaggtTTTGAGATGATTACAAAAGGAAGTCTGAAAGAAAAGTAAGGAATGGatgagagaataaaataaaataaaagtcatGGTAAACAGAGAATGCAAAGGAAGCTTTTTCTCCtgtaaagtaaaaaagaaaCGGTACCGTATCAAAGGGGAagttgaaagagagagagttgaacCAAGTTTCCGAAACGCATCCAAAAACCACCAACCAATTAACGGCAGAGCAACATCATGTcatcatgagagagagagagagagtttaagtAGACATAAGATTTTAATGTGTGTTGTTTATAATTGGAGTACGAGATTTCAGTTCTGAGGaattaagaaagataataataaaagttgTAATTCAATTCTACAGATAAACATCCGTTTCGCATGTAACATTGGATTCACTCGCCGGTCAAACGGACAGAGTGAGTGTTTGTGTTTATGTGTTATTTAGACTGTTACCGTACAATACTTTAGTTTGttacagaacagaacagaactGAACTGAACTAGAAAGAGAGGAGCGAGTTTTACACGGCTTTCTCATATtattcatctcatcatcttctcTTCTcgtgtgtttgtttttattttatttattatgtgatAAATAATTTAGGATGTTGATATGGatagatattattatttagattatCAACGAATAGATTTTGAATCTCTCCAAACACATCCATACACACGCATACGCCGTAACACAGAAGACTTTGAATTTTGagtgtaaaaacaaaaaacaaataaataaataaataaatatgagggAATAAAATCCAGGAGGGAAGGCAGGGGTTGATTGAGTTGTCAATAACTGACTACAGTACCCACCCCTCGTAATTCCGATTTAGTAATCCtttccattttaaaaaataaaactgtctattatctcaatttttattatttttttattattttataatgtaatatattatttaatatcacatcataaaataataataaaaattataatgaataaattttttcttttaaaaaatataaaaaggacACGCACGCTTTATCCAGGGTCGGCCGCCCccaacattaaaataataaattatatataaaaaaaattatctgtttGCTTGTGTAGTTTTAGTTGGTAATGAGTGGGACTGGGAGGGTCCAATTCAATCAAAATGCCACCCACCTTATTAAATTGAGTTAGAAAAATACTTGAATGGTCTCATTCTTCTGATGCGATATGATTATTGAAACAGACGTGCTAATCCTTATCCATCGATTACTTGTGACGACTATACttacagtttttttattttttttattttttaaaaaaataattaatttacttgGCAAATTGGCAATAAGCAAATCGATGGCAAAACGGGCTGGCTGCTTTTTAAAAGCCCATTTACAATGTAACTACTAACTACTAGGGATCGAAACGACCCCCACCCTGgagggtatttttggaaaacaagtGGCAACAATTATGATATGAATTTTGGAAGgacaattaatattatttcgCCCAAACAAGTACCAATATCATTGAACCTATAGTTAGAGACAAGAATAtttttgcaatcttttgagagttagtatattaaaaaattttatcgaGATCATAATCGATATGTGCATAATATAGCCCAATAGACGGCTTCAAAATGTCTATCTGAAAGCATACCCATTATTAGTATACTCTCTTGTCTTTTGAATTTTCATAGTGAAAAAAAATCTACTGTTATATATCTGTAACTAAGGTAGCTTTGTCTACTAAAAGAGCAGTGCTACCCATAAATCTCACACTCTGCACactcacttaaaaacatgtcattttatttttttatcatattttacttataaacatgtctgaaatcatttttattatgtggataaaaaaataaaataatatatttttaaatggatgTGTAGGATGTGAAacttatatttagaatttttcctACCAAGAATTCTCTTTGCTTAGTTTAATAGAATATAACTATCTCGCCTTCAAAAAAAAGTACCAACCATTATTCTGTTTGCCCCATTTCTGCAACCATGGATAATGTAGGATGCATCAATTatgtagtttgttttttttttggcacatTGTAGGCATGTGTTGAATTTCCCTTTTCCGTGCAGTTAGTTCTCGGTAGTCAAGCAGGACAACAATGCTTAGAAGTATTAAAAGATTGAAGGACTCACCGTCGTCGGAATCAAGCAAAGCCATGCAATGCAAAGCAAAGCTCAGACCAACGGAAGTAGAAATGCCATAACTGCCATTCCAAAACCCCTTTACGAGCTCCGGTTCAGTTGAAAATGTTTGGAAATCTCTCACTCTCCTTACCCGATTAGAATTGAAAGATGTCTAATAAGTCATCAGAAAATTCTCTTTCGATCCCTGAAGAAtcattaaaaaatcacaaagatCTCCCAACACTACATAGTTAAGCATGGTTTACCAAAAATCATGGCAAGAACATTTTCCCTccttaaaatgatgaaatctgcTCCCATCTCTCAcaacaatctctctctcaaacaccTGGGAGATCATCTTGCTCACCTCATGACAAT includes these proteins:
- the LOC108988951 gene encoding uncharacterized protein LOC108988951, whose amino-acid sequence is MKPFNSASVLSDLKNRSCLCSFLITASLICGAYFVGNALLAKEYKERLTRWGVIPAMQNKSKTCKNQCGPSGSDALPEGIVVKTSNLEMRPLWGSTPENNNAKPSVNLLAIAVGIKQKDLVNEIVKKFPSSNFIVMLFHYDGVVDEWKDLEWTDRAMHVSAKNQTKWWFAKRFLHPDIVAEYDYLFLWDEDLGVENFDPKRYLSIVREEGLEISQPALDPVKSELHHPITVRRRKSRVHRRYYKFRGSGRCDAQSTNPPCVGWVEMMAPVFSRAAWRCAWYMIQNDLIHAWGLDKELGYCAQGDRTKNVGVVDSEYIVHLGLPTLGGSNGYKLGNDSVAAPPTENLSSEAPVSSDSHTIDPRSLVRWQSYVEMKIFKERWSNATKEDQCWVDPYGKPVNQIRN